The proteins below come from a single Tenuifilum thalassicum genomic window:
- the era gene encoding GTPase Era — translation MPHKSGFVNIIGNPNVGKSTLMNALVGERLSIVTSKAQTTRHRIMGIVNGDDFQIIYSDTPGILKPAYKLQSAMMRFVESALEDADVILYITDTVETPNKNQEFLDKLQQLNIPIILAINKVDLSTQEKVALLIEEWKQMMPKAQVLPISALHGFNTSELVKLIVEKLPEGPEYFPKDTLTDKTLRFFAAEIIREKILLHYKKEVPYSVEIDIEEYKESETIDRIRAIIYVDRESQKSIIIGSQGKMLKRVGTEARLDLESFLGKKVFLELYVKVDPNWRNSETKLKRFGYPI, via the coding sequence ATGCCACACAAATCGGGTTTTGTAAATATTATTGGTAATCCAAATGTTGGAAAATCCACATTAATGAATGCCTTGGTGGGCGAGCGGCTTTCAATTGTTACGAGTAAAGCGCAAACCACCCGCCATAGAATAATGGGCATAGTTAATGGCGATGATTTCCAAATAATATATTCCGACACTCCTGGAATCCTTAAGCCAGCATACAAACTGCAGTCTGCAATGATGAGGTTTGTTGAATCAGCTCTTGAGGATGCCGATGTTATCCTTTATATTACCGACACGGTTGAGACCCCAAACAAAAATCAAGAGTTCCTTGATAAGCTCCAGCAACTTAACATTCCTATTATTCTTGCCATAAACAAGGTGGACCTTTCAACTCAAGAGAAAGTAGCCCTTCTTATTGAGGAGTGGAAGCAGATGATGCCAAAGGCACAAGTGTTGCCGATATCGGCACTTCATGGCTTTAACACCAGCGAGCTAGTTAAGCTCATTGTAGAAAAATTGCCAGAAGGGCCTGAATATTTTCCAAAGGATACCCTTACAGATAAGACACTCCGTTTTTTTGCTGCTGAAATAATTCGCGAAAAAATTTTGCTTCATTACAAAAAAGAGGTCCCTTACTCTGTTGAAATTGATATAGAGGAGTACAAGGAGTCGGAAACTATTGACAGGATTCGAGCAATTATTTATGTTGATAGGGAGTCGCAAAAATCAATAATCATTGGAAGTCAAGGAAAGATGCTTAAAAGGGTTGGCACCGAGGCTCGACTTGATTTGGAAAGTTTTCTTGGGAAAAAAGTTTTCTTGGAGCTATATGTGAAGGTTGACCCCAACTGGCGCAATAGCGAGACTAAGCTAAAACGCTTTGGCTATCCAATTTAG